GACCTCGATTCGTTCCTGAATCAGCATGTGAGCGGCCCGAACGTCGAGATCGATAATCAGATAATCCACCTATTGCGCATCAACGCCCGTTTTCTTTTGATGACCGGGTTTCGCATTGGCCTGACAGGCCACGTTTCAGGGATTTTCCCCATTCTACGCACGGCACTGGAAACCGCTTGTTACGCACTGCTGATGTCGAAGAACGATTCCTTGTGTGACATATGGTTAGGTCGTAACAGCTCACCAGAGGACTTCAAAGCCTGCAAAAACGCTTTCAATAAACCTATGAAAGACGCTCAAAAACTCGTGGATGAGCATGACCCTGTACTGGGTGCCTGGATGTATGCGCTATACGAAAGCACCATCGACTTTGGCGCACACCCCAACGCCAAGACCGTGACTCTTCACACTAGAATCACTGATGATGAACAGGGTATGACTCTGATAGAGAATGTTGGCTTATATGGGGTTAAAAATTATGGGTACGAATGCGGCCTATTTACTTGCATAGAGATGGGATTAGCCACTGCTATGGTTTTGTCCATGACACACGACAAGGTGACTCATGAGGCTGTACAGGCTCTCCAGGCCCTCAATGAAAGGAAGAACGAGCTGGAAGATATGATGTGCAAACGAAATGCTTAAAGGGTTTGAATCAGCTCCCGGCACGCCGAAAGCTGACGCAGACAACCGGCGTTATTTATTCTGATGAGCCACAATCAGCCTTAAATTCTTCCAGCATATCTTGAGAAACAGGAGTCTGCACTCCAGTCTCATCTAATTCTTCATTCACCTCTCTCACTTTCTGAGCGACGCATTCTGCTGGGTTTATGACGTGGTTATCATTCTTAATCTGCCGATTTTCAGACTTTTCTATATAGGGCTCATCAGTGCCAACTTTTAGTAAAGGCGCTCGCACACCGTTGGTAATGATGGAATAATAACCGTTGTAATAGTATTTACCAGATTGCTTACCGTTTTCCCATACCAGGTCATATTCCAATACACCATCTCGCCAAAGTTTTTCAACACCCGATTTCTGTCCATTTGTGAGCTGAACTTCCGACAGGGGCTGTTTCTTTTCATCCCACATCTTATTCAATCCATCAGGTTTTCCATTTACCCAATGAAGATCTGCGTATTGGAAACCGTCCTCCAACCAACGTTTCTCAGCACCTTGTTTATTACCCTTTAAGAACTGCGTCTCATTGTATTTTTTTCCATCTCTATACGCACACGATTCAGTCCCATCTCTCAGACCTTCCTTGATTTCGGTCCGACAGCTGCCGTAATTCACAGGTGAATTATAAAGAGGAACGTTATTAGCGATACCAGAAAACGGCTCCTTACTGTTAACTTTGTAATAAATACCTTTGACGCTTTGTAACTCTTTAAAGTCAACTTCGTCAGCACCACAACCACTGAGCAAAATGGTAATCAACGTAAAAGAAAGGGGTTTGATAAGGACATTCAACCTTGCAGACATTTTCTCATCCATGGGCTTTGTTAATTTCGCTGATAATAAGCTGGAACCGCCATGAGCAGGAAGCACATTGCCATCAACACTCGCTTACCATCCATTTTTCGTTGATCAATTTCTGATCAATTATGTTGCTACAGGTGTAGCCGTTCGGCTACACTTGGTTCATGAACACAATCATCACTACGCATGAATTTGATAACTGGCTGAAAGGTCTGAAAGACGTACAGGCACGTCTACGGATCGTTTCTCGGATCTTGAGTGCAGAGGCGGGTAATTTTGGTGACTGTGAGCCGGTGGGCGAAGGCATAAGCGAAATGCGGATCTTCGTCGGGCCGGGATACCGTGTGTACTACACGCGCCGTGGCGAGGTCGTTTACCTGCTACTGTGTGGCGGCAATAAGTCATCACAGAAACGAGACATCAAGCTTGCCAAATCCATCCTCGATGAGATCGAGCAAGGAGACGTAAAATGAGAGAACTCAAAGCATTTGATGCATCCCAATACCTCACCAACGAGGACGAGATTGCTCAATTCCTGACCATTTCTTTGGAAGACCCAAACCCTGACGTGTTCCTTCGCGCCTTGCAAGAAGTTGCCAAGGCCCGTGGTATGTCGCAGTTGGCCCGTGATGCAGGCATGAACCGTGAGAGCCTGTACAAAGCGTTGGCACCAGGTGCAAAGCCCCGGTATGACACAGTGTTGAAGCTCGTGAATGCATTAGGGGTGAAGCTGACGGCACAGCACGTTTAGGCTCGATACCCTCCCGGACTGACCGGGAGCATGAGTAAATATAAAACCTCCTAAAAGGAGGCTTATTTTTTAATATAAGATTGTTATTTATACCTAATTTTACAATCCTCGTATATTTTATTATTTAGCCTCTCATAACTTAAAAGAGAAACTTCAGCAACATCTAGAGTACGAATGGATTCCTCATCGCACTTTATCAAATTATTGTTACACGAATTATCATTATACAGACCCTCTATGAATGCCGGAAACCTCCATGGGAGGTGCCCATAGCTTATAGAAATATCTAAAAAGTTTTTCAGCGACCTTCTAAAGCAGCAAGCAAAAACAAACGAACCATCCTTTCTTGATAAAATCAGATCTTTACGAAACCTAATAACATCCGAAGTGACATTTTTATCAGGCTCTTTGATTTCCAGCTCTGAAACTTCTGCTTCAAATCCATATTCTTCAAGCAGCCTCAAAAGAAAACAAGGAACATAAAAGGACTTAGCATATATATATTCAGAGTACCCTAAAACCCGATCCTTCTTAACCTCAAATTGATAACCATAATTTTCAGCTTTGATCCTTCGGATACTAGCAATTACCTCTACCAATTCTTCTCTTACTGATTCAGAATATGAGCTAAAAAATTCTGTTTTCAATTTAGTATATTCTTTAACTGAATTTTCTAACCAGTCATATTCAAGACCGTTTATAGCAAAATCATCATTTGAATCAATGCAGTCATCCTTATTATTCTTTGCGTCTATTGGATCTTCTTCAATAAGGAATGAAAAATCTAGATCGTCATTTTGCATTTCAGCAACTGGCTGAGAACTTTCAGGTAACGCACCTTTATTTTTTGTAGCTTTTCTTTTAGTCATAAATGGATAAATAGTTATACAAACAATTATACCATTTGATAAAACCAAACCACCATTTAGGAGGCTGACAATTCAATTTCTTTTAAATATTTTATTTGTTTATGAGTTATTACCGTTTCTCCGCGAAACATCTGCACCTCTTTGTCCTTGAACCTTCTCACAGCGATTCCTACGTCTTTGACCACATCCCAGCTAACCACTGAATCTAGTTTTACATCATAGTAGTCTAGAGAAATTACAGTTTTCCCTGAATAGTCTTTGTAAGATAAGCCAAATGCGCAATAACCGTATTCACGGGCTATATGCCTTAAAGAGTCAATCAACCCTTCAAAATGCGTTAGATATTCTTCATCAGATTTGAATTTAATTTTACTCATGGTAAATATAGTTTTGTTTATGAGTCAAATTATACCAAACGGAAAAAGCAAAAATCACCGTTAAGGATTTTTTACTTAAAAATAATTCAGTCTTTAACAACACCAATTAGCAAGGTTAGATCGAATGCTAATCGTTGAAACCCTTCCTCTACCATTTTATAACCGCTGGTAAGCTCACGGTCGTAGGAAGTGTTATAGGCTATAAATCGACACTCATCGGTTTGGAAGCATTCAGAAAAGTTAATCTCAAGATTATACTTAACAAATTCAGCTTCATCTTTTGCCGTATTTTCTTCAATACTGCTAAACACATCGATCTGAGCCATTAGCTCAACAAAGGTAAATGAATGAGGTAGGCAGGACCGCTTCTGGCAAAGCTGAACCATTTTCTTCTGTGCTTTTTCGGTAAGCACTTCGCCTATATTGAAAAAATCTAATTTACCGAGACGCTCATAGTGCATCATTGAGTGGTATAGATTTTCGCTTTCGAGAGTTTCAATGTTCAGCGCCCGGAATAACAGCGAACCATCAGGCTCCATGTGCGTATTATTGGTATTAATATAGACTGGATAGGTTGCGGACTTCACCATCAAAATATAGGCAAAATCCAAAGCGGCTTTTTCCACAGGTGAATTGAATTTAAGATTCATCTGAAAATTCCTTTTATGCTTCAATCACCTAGGCTTCACTGTTTTTTGCTACACAGCCTATCTCTACTTGTTCATGTAATCGACTTAATCAGATACTCGCCTTTATTCTTCACATTGCCAACGTCTTTTGAGACGGGATACCACTCAAAATCTTCTGCAGGTTCGCCAAGGTCGCGGGCGATTTCCTTTGCCCGATCCTTCGTCAGACCTGGGGAAAGCCATTCCCGCGCAAGCTCGGGAGAAAGAACCACTGGCCTACGGTCATGAACGTCTACCATGCCCCCG
The genomic region above belongs to Pseudomonas sp. S35 and contains:
- a CDS encoding type II toxin-antitoxin system RelE/ParE family toxin, with product MNTIITTHEFDNWLKGLKDVQARLRIVSRILSAEAGNFGDCEPVGEGISEMRIFVGPGYRVYYTRRGEVVYLLLCGGNKSSQKRDIKLAKSILDEIEQGDVK
- a CDS encoding addiction module antidote protein — its product is MRELKAFDASQYLTNEDEIAQFLTISLEDPNPDVFLRALQEVAKARGMSQLARDAGMNRESLYKALAPGAKPRYDTVLKLVNALGVKLTAQHV